In the Corynebacterium kroppenstedtii genome, one interval contains:
- a CDS encoding aldo/keto reductase gives MANNTSKADTTRHNDGGPTATLSDGTVIPRLGFGTWELSQEEAYSSVRSAIAAGFRRIDTAMIYKNEESTGKAIRDAIENGDVTREELTVSTKLWNSDQGYESTFEAFNTSMEKLGLDYVDIYFIHWPYPEKNQYKESFRAMIDLQNQGRIRSLAVCNFYPEAMDELVAENNKTPTINQIELHPGFSQAAMRSYDDQHSIVTESWSPLAQGKYFDESVIKDLAAKYGKTPAQIVLRWHLDMGLSVLTRSKSKEHVESNFDILDFSLTTDEVEKITALDREDGRIGADPSTANFE, from the coding sequence ATGGCTAACAACACTTCGAAAGCAGATACGACGCGACATAACGATGGCGGCCCGACTGCCACACTTAGTGACGGGACAGTAATCCCGCGCTTGGGATTTGGGACATGGGAATTGTCTCAGGAGGAGGCATATTCCTCGGTTCGCTCTGCAATTGCGGCGGGATTCCGACGCATTGATACCGCAATGATTTACAAGAATGAGGAATCAACGGGCAAAGCTATTCGCGATGCTATCGAGAATGGTGATGTCACTCGCGAGGAGCTTACGGTTTCAACCAAACTGTGGAACTCAGACCAGGGATATGAATCCACGTTCGAGGCATTCAACACCAGCATGGAGAAGTTGGGGCTCGATTACGTCGACATCTATTTCATTCACTGGCCGTACCCTGAAAAGAATCAATATAAAGAATCCTTCAGGGCAATGATTGATCTGCAAAATCAGGGCCGTATCCGCTCCTTGGCTGTATGTAATTTTTATCCAGAAGCAATGGATGAACTTGTTGCGGAAAATAACAAGACGCCGACTATTAACCAGATTGAACTCCACCCCGGCTTCTCGCAGGCAGCGATGCGTTCGTATGATGACCAGCACTCCATTGTGACGGAATCATGGTCGCCTTTAGCCCAGGGCAAGTACTTTGATGAGTCAGTTATTAAAGATTTGGCTGCTAAGTATGGAAAGACTCCAGCGCAAATTGTTCTTCGCTGGCACCTCGATATGGGGCTTTCTGTCTTGACCCGCTCCAAGTCTAAAGAACATGTGGAATCCAACTTCGATATCCTCGACTTTTCCTTGACGACGGACGAAGTTGAGAAGATCACCGCGTTGGATCGTGAAGACGGGCGCATCGGCGCTGATCCCAGCACCGCCAATTTTGAGTAA
- a CDS encoding acetyl-CoA carboxylase carboxyltransferase subunit alpha/beta, which yields MVSHSGSSTPPPSSPSTPHPKRLSAHDLVNDILDTDSWDSWDTKPDYGDISDDYAAALARAREKSGVDEAVITGAGTIDGHRVAVVASEFSFLGGSIGAATSRRIIDAIHRATAESLPLLISPASGGTRMQEGTPAFALMISITAAIHRHKDQHLPYLVYLRHPTTGGAMASWGSAGHLTFAQPGATLGFLGPRVVELTTGKPLSPGVQTGEYLSRHGVIDGVIDPAGLRRQFTQLFDVLIRPDHATEPAEPTPPSGEIRSAWDAITRTRHPRRTSAADLVNALSNHWIQLSGTGDGRMSEAVIVGLTRINDQSLVFVGMDRTAQEPLGDWPLSTEAMRFARRGITLAHELGIPLVSVIDTPGGELSDRAERTGMARSIARTLAEILDIDVPTVSVIIGQGCGGAALSMIPADQVLACEDAWLAPLPPEGASAIMYRDIDHAPDMMENQSVSANKLHERGIVDRLIPALGNTDPETDSKVVIDAIAHALWEIKLNSTLRRGREQRLAHYERLATIV from the coding sequence ATGGTGTCACATTCAGGTTCGTCCACTCCGCCCCCGTCTTCCCCGTCCACTCCTCATCCCAAGCGTCTATCCGCCCATGACCTCGTCAATGACATTCTCGATACCGATTCATGGGATAGCTGGGATACTAAGCCTGATTATGGAGATATTTCCGACGACTACGCAGCGGCATTAGCTCGCGCGCGGGAAAAGTCGGGGGTTGATGAAGCCGTGATCACCGGGGCAGGAACGATTGACGGTCACCGTGTCGCCGTGGTTGCCTCGGAGTTCTCTTTTCTTGGGGGGTCCATTGGAGCCGCAACATCACGACGAATTATCGACGCCATCCACCGCGCGACAGCGGAAAGCTTGCCCCTCTTAATTTCTCCCGCGTCTGGCGGTACGCGAATGCAAGAAGGAACGCCGGCCTTCGCACTGATGATTTCGATCACCGCTGCTATTCATCGGCATAAAGACCAGCATTTGCCTTACTTGGTGTATCTCCGCCACCCAACGACGGGTGGGGCCATGGCCTCCTGGGGCTCCGCGGGGCACCTCACCTTCGCACAGCCCGGCGCCACGCTGGGTTTTCTGGGTCCCCGCGTCGTTGAGCTCACGACGGGCAAGCCTCTATCACCTGGGGTTCAGACAGGCGAGTATCTTTCCCGCCACGGGGTGATTGATGGAGTCATCGATCCCGCAGGGCTTCGTCGGCAATTTACACAGCTTTTCGACGTTCTTATTCGCCCTGATCACGCCACCGAACCGGCCGAGCCTACACCGCCATCAGGTGAGATTAGGTCAGCGTGGGACGCCATTACACGAACTCGACATCCACGACGAACCAGCGCCGCTGATCTCGTAAATGCTCTCTCCAACCACTGGATTCAACTCTCTGGCACCGGGGATGGGCGAATGTCTGAAGCCGTCATCGTGGGGTTAACCAGAATCAATGACCAATCCCTCGTCTTCGTCGGAATGGACCGAACCGCACAAGAACCGTTAGGCGATTGGCCGTTGAGCACAGAGGCTATGCGTTTCGCCCGGCGCGGAATCACCCTGGCCCATGAGTTGGGGATCCCACTGGTCAGCGTTATCGATACTCCTGGTGGTGAGCTGTCAGATCGCGCGGAGCGGACTGGAATGGCTCGTTCCATCGCGCGCACGCTGGCTGAGATTCTCGATATCGACGTGCCTACAGTGTCGGTCATTATCGGCCAGGGGTGTGGAGGTGCCGCCCTATCAATGATTCCTGCCGATCAGGTTCTGGCGTGTGAAGATGCGTGGTTGGCTCCTCTCCCTCCGGAGGGGGCCAGCGCAATTATGTATCGGGATATCGATCATGCGCCAGACATGATGGAAAACCAGTCAGTTTCGGCAAATAAGCTTCATGAACGCGGTATTGTCGATCGCCTTATCCCAGCATTGGGTAACACCGATCCCGAAACCGACAGCAAAGTGGTCATTGACGCCATTGCTCACGCCTTGTGGGAAATTAAGCTGAATTCAACGTTGCGACGTGGGCGTGAACAGCGTTTGGCTCATTATGAACGGCTCGCCACGATCGTGTAG
- a CDS encoding enoyl-CoA hydratase: MTNENNVTSTSFAHDVATPQAKPTTFRSPGGDVTLDIVTLDTLPVRSDAPTNGMEWPSVAVITLRRDHKRNALNVDVCSHIASYVHQAENIESVRAILLRGEGKAFCAGADLAGGVYTSAFHHNLDDMLTSITHSPLPVIADVHGPAVGAGTQLAMACDLRVVGENGWFSVPVVRLGIAVDPWTIHRAVELLGGARARSFLYTAERLGPDAAVEAGLASSRGNHDDAWQVAVKQAMNAPLTLRYLKAVFNQMVPTGVDQRDSSGEVGYDDEALPAVHERLRQGCWDSEDAAEARAARAEKRSPMFWGK, encoded by the coding sequence ATGACGAATGAGAACAATGTCACATCCACATCATTTGCTCACGACGTCGCCACGCCCCAAGCGAAGCCAACAACGTTTCGGTCGCCTGGTGGCGACGTTACCTTAGACATTGTGACCTTAGACACTTTGCCCGTGCGCAGCGACGCTCCAACCAACGGTATGGAGTGGCCGAGTGTGGCAGTGATTACTCTTCGCCGGGACCACAAGAGAAATGCGTTGAACGTCGATGTCTGTAGTCACATCGCGTCCTATGTTCACCAAGCGGAAAATATAGAGTCCGTTCGTGCCATCCTTCTTCGTGGGGAGGGTAAGGCTTTTTGTGCCGGAGCAGACCTCGCAGGCGGTGTTTATACATCCGCTTTCCATCACAACCTTGATGACATGCTGACGTCTATTACACATTCGCCCCTCCCCGTCATTGCTGACGTCCACGGCCCAGCGGTCGGTGCGGGCACCCAGTTGGCTATGGCGTGTGACCTCCGCGTCGTAGGCGAGAACGGCTGGTTTAGCGTCCCCGTCGTCCGCCTTGGTATCGCCGTCGACCCGTGGACGATTCATCGCGCTGTCGAATTACTCGGTGGCGCCCGGGCACGATCATTCCTCTATACCGCCGAGCGACTCGGGCCTGACGCCGCAGTAGAGGCAGGGTTGGCGTCGTCACGAGGAAACCACGATGATGCGTGGCAGGTTGCCGTAAAACAAGCCATGAATGCCCCTCTGACCTTGAGGTACCTTAAGGCCGTCTTTAATCAGATGGTTCCGACGGGAGTGGACCAGAGGGATTCGTCTGGAGAGGTTGGATATGACGACGAGGCTCTCCCGGCTGTTCATGAGCGCTTGCGTCAAGGGTGTTGGGATTCCGAGGACGCCGCCGAAGCGAGAGCTGCTCGGGCCGAAAAACGTTCCCCTATGTTCTGGGGCAAATAG
- a CDS encoding cation:proton antiporter, protein MAVSNTVLASGQANTDTMISLTAILAVALLAPILSFMTGKRIPAVVFLIVLGVIIGPSVWGLAEIDSGISILRQLGLGMLFLLAGYELDTDSLRSKEGGNAALTWLMCLVLAFIGALVFLKGNGALTAVTLAIAVTSTALGTLLPILKQSDLLRTNVGKSVMLHGAVGELMPIMAIALLLSARSMGVTFLILLAFFAIAAMVAVVPRTVAALVPWVGRAIIDGASATNQSIVRMVVLMLAILMTVAAVFDLDVVLGAFAAGIVLRGLVPERAHGLIEERLDVVGYGFFIPVFFVCSGINIDVKTVGANIGQLFAVVGVILVARGLPVFLREMFTKTGSKLTTTNQKLQLACYAATGLPIIVAVTEVATNAHLLEESAASLLVAGGAVTVLLFPLIAAALQPKDKRKL, encoded by the coding sequence ATGGCGGTTTCCAACACGGTGTTGGCGTCGGGCCAGGCGAATACCGACACGATGATTTCGCTCACCGCAATTCTTGCGGTGGCATTGTTGGCCCCCATCTTGTCCTTCATGACGGGCAAACGTATCCCAGCCGTGGTGTTCCTCATTGTGTTGGGCGTCATTATCGGCCCCAGTGTGTGGGGTCTCGCGGAGATCGATTCTGGTATTTCGATTCTGCGTCAGTTGGGTCTAGGTATGTTGTTCCTGCTGGCCGGTTACGAGTTAGACACGGACTCGTTGCGCAGCAAAGAGGGCGGTAATGCCGCGTTGACCTGGCTCATGTGCCTCGTGTTGGCATTCATTGGTGCGCTGGTTTTCCTGAAAGGAAACGGAGCGCTGACTGCAGTCACACTAGCCATCGCTGTGACATCCACCGCTCTGGGTACGTTGCTACCTATCTTGAAGCAGTCGGATCTATTACGAACCAACGTCGGTAAATCTGTCATGCTTCATGGCGCTGTTGGTGAGTTGATGCCCATTATGGCCATCGCTCTGTTGTTATCCGCGAGGTCCATGGGTGTGACGTTCCTGATCCTGCTCGCGTTCTTTGCCATCGCAGCCATGGTGGCGGTGGTACCTCGCACCGTAGCCGCTCTGGTTCCGTGGGTGGGTCGCGCGATTATCGACGGTGCCTCGGCGACGAACCAGTCGATCGTCCGTATGGTGGTGCTGATGTTGGCGATACTGATGACGGTCGCGGCGGTATTCGATCTTGACGTCGTTTTGGGGGCTTTTGCTGCTGGTATTGTTTTGCGCGGTCTGGTTCCAGAGCGCGCTCACGGTCTCATTGAGGAGCGCCTGGATGTCGTGGGCTATGGCTTTTTCATCCCCGTCTTCTTCGTGTGTTCAGGTATCAATATCGACGTGAAGACCGTGGGGGCCAATATCGGGCAATTGTTCGCTGTTGTCGGCGTTATTCTGGTTGCCCGCGGTCTCCCGGTGTTCCTGCGGGAAATGTTTACCAAGACTGGTTCAAAGTTGACGACAACGAATCAAAAACTTCAGCTCGCCTGTTATGCCGCGACTGGCCTGCCGATCATTGTTGCGGTAACTGAAGTGGCGACGAATGCGCACTTGTTAGAAGAATCGGCGGCTTCTCTTCTAGTCGCCGGCGGTGCGGTGACGGTTCTGCTCTTCCCGCTGATTGCAGCTGCACTTCAACCTAAGGATAAGAGGAAACTATAG
- a CDS encoding HAD-IC family P-type ATPase, with translation MAQQQSDASSSHDSAESSHSSAADDDRAFHTDPSVGLTSQEVEERRRDGKGNTLPERSGRSTWSIIKANVFTRINAMLGVLLVIVLATGSLINAMFGLLIIANSGIGIIQELRAKRTLDKLTIVGEARPTVRRDGEDQEISRDEVVLDDLIVLKSGVQVVVDGIVVESEHVDIDESMLTGESDPVEKAPGDDVLSGSFVQSGHGLYQATKVGADSYAGKLTAAANKFELTDSELMSGINKILRIITWLLIPTGILTIWTQLFRSGDSFRDAVLAMVAALVPMVPEGLVLMTSIAFAVGVVRLGQFKALVNELPAIEGLARVDVVCTDKTGTLTENRMVLNDVVEVNSKQKSGSTSDSSVDEPLSDSDEGWVRVDHDVLGALASLIAADDDKNDTSEAIAEGIHDLDPDTEVMDPTDTKAFSSARKWSGANFGETTWVMGAPDVIALPGSDAAQAADEVGRRGLRVLLLAQTSKKLDDITATPKEPGDDDLTPRGLIVLEQKVRDDAPETIEYFDREKMHVKVISGDNAESVGAVASSVGIDSSKTIDARELPDFESSQDKFDEVVEESTVFGRVTPEQKRAMVGALQRNNHTVAMTGDGVNDVLALKDANIGVAMGAGSPATRSVAQLVLLNNSFATLPHVVAEGRRVIGNIERVANLFLTKTVYSVLLALIVGIFGMSYPFQPIHVTMTGWFTIGIPAFILSLAPNHERAKSGFVGRVLRLAVPSGILIGAVTVGFWLWVTRDNFDRAQASTATLTVMITMALWVLIVVARPYKLWKIVLLVVSALAYVVIFSVPWIAHILLLDPTNLGLMTQALIVGGVGCVAIEIAWWISHTKRGDAQLWDHSETEGVFKY, from the coding sequence ATGGCTCAACAACAGTCCGACGCTTCGTCGTCTCATGACTCCGCGGAGTCGTCTCACTCTTCTGCTGCTGATGATGACCGCGCTTTTCACACGGATCCATCAGTGGGGTTGACCTCGCAGGAGGTTGAGGAACGTCGTCGTGACGGTAAAGGCAACACGCTGCCTGAGCGTTCCGGACGCTCAACCTGGTCGATTATTAAGGCGAATGTTTTTACCCGCATCAACGCGATGCTGGGGGTCCTCCTTGTCATCGTGCTGGCAACTGGATCATTAATTAATGCGATGTTCGGGCTGTTGATCATCGCGAACTCGGGCATAGGGATTATCCAGGAGCTTCGTGCCAAGCGGACGCTAGATAAACTCACCATCGTTGGTGAAGCTCGGCCAACCGTTCGCAGAGATGGGGAGGACCAGGAGATTTCCCGCGATGAGGTTGTGCTCGATGACCTCATTGTCTTGAAATCGGGCGTCCAAGTCGTCGTCGACGGTATCGTCGTCGAATCTGAACACGTCGATATCGACGAATCTATGCTTACCGGAGAATCTGACCCTGTGGAAAAAGCGCCGGGGGATGACGTTCTATCCGGATCGTTTGTCCAGTCTGGCCACGGGCTCTATCAAGCGACGAAAGTCGGAGCAGATTCTTACGCCGGGAAATTAACCGCAGCGGCGAATAAATTTGAGCTCACTGACTCCGAGTTGATGTCCGGAATTAACAAAATCCTTCGCATCATTACGTGGTTGTTGATTCCGACCGGAATTCTGACCATTTGGACTCAGCTGTTCCGGTCCGGAGATTCATTCCGCGACGCAGTTTTGGCCATGGTTGCTGCCCTGGTTCCGATGGTCCCTGAGGGTCTGGTCTTGATGACATCCATCGCTTTCGCGGTAGGAGTTGTGCGCCTAGGCCAGTTTAAAGCGCTGGTCAATGAGCTCCCAGCGATTGAGGGCCTGGCTCGCGTCGACGTCGTCTGCACCGATAAAACCGGCACCCTGACGGAAAACAGAATGGTGCTCAACGATGTCGTGGAAGTGAACTCGAAGCAAAAATCGGGTTCCACAAGCGATTCGTCGGTCGACGAACCATTGTCAGATTCAGACGAGGGTTGGGTCCGCGTCGATCACGACGTCTTGGGTGCGTTGGCGTCCTTAATCGCGGCGGATGACGATAAGAATGACACGTCGGAGGCCATTGCTGAGGGAATTCACGATCTCGATCCTGACACGGAAGTCATGGATCCCACGGATACGAAGGCCTTTTCGTCGGCACGGAAATGGTCGGGGGCTAATTTTGGTGAGACAACGTGGGTCATGGGTGCTCCGGATGTAATCGCGCTACCGGGTTCCGATGCGGCTCAAGCAGCCGATGAGGTAGGCCGACGAGGTCTGCGAGTTTTGCTTCTAGCCCAGACTTCGAAAAAACTCGACGACATTACTGCGACGCCTAAAGAACCCGGCGATGATGACCTCACCCCCCGGGGGCTAATCGTCCTCGAGCAGAAAGTACGCGATGATGCGCCAGAGACGATTGAATACTTTGACCGCGAGAAAATGCACGTCAAGGTTATTTCTGGGGATAACGCAGAGTCAGTGGGGGCTGTGGCGTCGTCGGTGGGTATTGATAGTTCGAAGACCATCGATGCCCGTGAACTCCCTGATTTCGAGTCCAGCCAAGACAAATTCGACGAGGTTGTAGAAGAGTCAACGGTGTTTGGACGCGTCACCCCGGAACAAAAGCGCGCCATGGTCGGCGCGCTGCAGCGTAACAACCACACCGTCGCGATGACGGGTGACGGAGTGAACGATGTGTTGGCATTGAAGGATGCCAATATCGGTGTGGCGATGGGTGCAGGCTCCCCGGCGACGCGGTCGGTCGCCCAGCTGGTGTTGCTCAATAATTCGTTTGCGACGCTGCCCCATGTTGTTGCCGAAGGCCGCAGGGTCATTGGCAACATCGAGCGTGTCGCTAACCTTTTCTTGACGAAAACCGTGTACTCGGTGTTGCTGGCCCTCATCGTCGGGATCTTTGGGATGAGCTACCCCTTCCAACCCATTCACGTGACAATGACAGGCTGGTTCACGATCGGGATCCCGGCGTTTATTTTGTCGCTGGCACCGAACCATGAACGGGCAAAATCAGGTTTCGTCGGCCGTGTCCTACGGTTGGCGGTTCCGTCGGGAATTCTCATTGGTGCGGTGACCGTCGGGTTCTGGCTGTGGGTCACTCGAGACAACTTTGATCGAGCACAAGCTTCGACAGCGACGTTGACTGTGATGATCACGATGGCGTTATGGGTGCTCATCGTGGTTGCTCGCCCGTACAAACTGTGGAAGATCGTTCTGCTGGTGGTATCGGCCTTGGCTTATGTCGTGATTTTCTCGGTCCCATGGATTGCCCATATTTTGTTGCTGGATCCGACAAATCTCGGGCTGATGACCCAAGCGCTCATTGTCGGCGGGGTCGGATGTGTGGCCATTGAAATCGCATGGTGGATCAGCCACACGAAGCGCGGCGATGCTCAGCTATGGGATCACTCGGAAACCGAAGGCGTGTTCAAGTATTAA